In Dehalococcoidia bacterium, the DNA window AGGGTGCCAGCGGCCACCGTTTCTCCCGTGGGGGCAGGGCTGCCCCCCTCCGGCTCCAGCGTCACCAGGATGGCCGTCGGCCGCCAGCCTGGCGGGAACACCGACAGGTCGAAGGCGTGATAGACGGTGCCGCCCTCGGACGGGCGAAAGGTGCCCACGCCGCGAGCCCCGTCGTTGGCCATGAACCAGAGCTGGTAGACGCGCCCGGGCGGGGGAGGAGGAAGGGAAGTGCCGACGATGAACCCCCACCGCTTCTGGGTGCTCCAGTAGTAAGAGAGGCTGGCCGTCAGTCCCGGCGTCTGGGGGAACATGGGCACCCGCGCCAGGTCGGGCAGGGTGAACAGCTCCATCAGCTCGTAGTGCTCCTGCACCACCTCCATGGCTTCCGATAGCCGGGTGGCCAGCTCCTGGCGATCGTCCTGGGCCTGCCGCCACTCCACGAAGAAAAAGACAGAGAGGGCTAAGGCCACCGCCGTCAAAACTCCGGCGCCACCCCAGACCAGCGGCAGTCGCGGCGCGGCCGTCGCCCGGGGGCGCGTGGCG includes these proteins:
- a CDS encoding anti-sigma factor, which codes for MDCQEARQAIDLLALGALPQEEVPPVERHLATCAECSRYLEEARQVVARLGLATPVLQPPPRLKRRILAAATRPRATAAPRLPLVWGGAGVLTAVALALSVFFFVEWRQAQDDRQELATRLSEAMEVVQEHYELMELFTLPDLARVPMFPQTPGLTASLSYYWSTQKRWGFIVGTSLPPPPPGRVYQLWFMANDGARGVGTFRPSEGGTVYHAFDLSVFPPGWRPTAILVTLEPEGGSPAPTGETVAAGTLAR